A region from the Medicago truncatula cultivar Jemalong A17 chromosome 6, MtrunA17r5.0-ANR, whole genome shotgun sequence genome encodes:
- the LOC11422222 gene encoding pentatricopeptide repeat-containing protein At1g62910 — protein MSFSAFRYVVISNFTPNPNFIGLFPSSIRLFSQLHHKQDEENNLISSFNHLLLHKNPTPPTFQFNKILSSLVKAKHHSTALSLHQQMELNGIESDFFTFNILINCFSQLGLNSLSFSIFAKILKKGYHPTAITFNTLIKGLCLKGHIHQALHFHDKVVAQGFHLDQVSYGTLINGLCKVGRITAALQLLKRVDGKLVQPNAVMYNMIIDNMCKAKLVNDAFDLYSQMVAKRICPDVFTYNALISGFSAVSKLNYAIDLFNKMKKENINPNVYTFNILVDGFCKEGKVNDAKVVLAIMMKDDIKPDVVTYNSLMDGYCSINKVNKAKDIFDSMASGGVIANVQIYTTMVNGFCKIKMVDEAINLFEEMRCRKIIPNVVTYSSLIDGLCKLGRIFYALKLVDEMHDRGQPPNIVTYSSILDALCKNHHVDKAIALLTNLKDQGIRPDMYTYTILIKGLCQSGRLEDAQNVFEDLLVKGYNLDVYAYTVMIQGFCDKGFFDKALALLSKMEDNGCIPNAKTYELVILSLFEKDENDTAEKLLREMIVRGLL, from the coding sequence aTGTCATTTTCAGCGTTTAGATACGTTGTTATCTCTAATTTCActccaaaccctaatttcattgGTTTATTCCCCTCTTCAATAAGGCTTTTCTCACAATTACATCACaaacaagatgaagaaaacaatCTCATATCCTCATTCAATCACTTGCTTCTTCACAAGAATCCTACCCCACCCACCTTTCAATTTAACAAGATTTTATCTTCCCTTGTAAAAGCTAAGCATCACTCCACTGCTCTTTCACTTCATCAACAAATGGAATTAAATGGAATTGAGTCAGATTTCTTCACTTTCAACATCCTCATCAATTGCTTTTCTCAATTGGGTCTaaactctctttctttttctatattCGCCAAGATTCTCAAAAAGGGTTATCACCCAACTGCCATAACATTCAATACACTCATCAAGGGTCTCTGTCTCAAAGGTCACATCCATCAAGCATTGCACTTTCATGATAAGGTGGTAGCACAGGGATTTCATTTGGACCAAGTTAGCTATGGGACCTTGATTAACGGATTATGTAAAGTTGGACGAATAACAGCTGCTCTCCAATTGCTGAAACGAGTTGATGGGAAATTAGTTCAGCCTAATGCGGTAATGTACAAcatgattattgataatatgtgCAAAGCTAAGCTTGTTAATGATGCTTTTGATTTATATTCTCAAATGGTTGCTAAGAGAATTTGCCCTGATGTTTTCACTTACAATGCTTTAATTAGTGGTTTTTCCGCTGTTTCTAAATTGAACTATGCAATTGATTTGTTcaataaaatgaaaaaggaaaacatCAACCCAAATGTGTATACCTTTAATATACTGGTTGATGGCTTTTGTAAGGAAGGAAAGGTGAATGATGCTAAAGTAGTGTTAGCTATAATGATGAAAGACGACATAAAACCTGATGTTGTTACTTATAACTCTTTAATGGATGGATATTGTTCGATAAACAAAGTGAACAAGGCCAAGGATATATTTGATAGTATGGCCTCAGGGGGAGTCATTGCTAATGTTCAGATCTATACTACCATGGTTAATGGATTTTGTAAGATTAAAATGGTGGATGAAGCCATAAATCTCTTTGAAGAAATGCGTTGTAGAAAAATTATTCCTAATGTGGTAACTTACAGTTCCCTTATTGATGGTTTGTGTAAATTGGGGAGAATCTTTTATGCTTTGAAGCTAGTCGATGAGATGCATGATAGAGGTCAGCCACCTAATATAGTTACTTACAGTTCTATATTGGATGCTTTATGCAAAAACCATCATGTTGACAAGGCAATTGCATTATTAACAAATTTGAAAGACCAGGGTATTCGACCAGATATGTACACATACACCATTCTTATCAAGGGACTGTGCCAAAGTGGAAGGCTAGAGGATGCGCAAAACGTTTTTGAAGATCTTTTGGTCAAAGGCTATAATCTAGATGTCTATGCATATACTGTTATGATCCAAGGGTTTTGTGACAAGGGCTTCTTTGATAAAGCATTGGCCTTGCTGTCAAAAATGGAAGACAATGGTTGCATTCCAAATGCTAAAACTTATGAACTAGTTATTCTTTCTCTGTtcgaaaaagatgaaaatgacaCGGCAGAGAAACTTCTTCGTGAAATGATTGTGAGAGGGCTACTGTAA